The genomic stretch GTTGAGGCCGCCGCCCAGCGAGGTCTGGTAGGTGCGGTAGGCGCGCTTGACGATGTCGCCACTGTCGATGCCTTCCGGCACCAGAATGGCGCTGACCGTATCGGAGTGCCATTTCGGCGCTTTCGCACAGAGCTTCAGGCCCCAGGCATCGACCGCCTTGCGCACGCCTTCGGCCAGGCGATGGTGGCGGGCGAAGATGTTGTCCAGCCCTTCCTCCGCGATCAGGTCGAGCGAGGCGCGCAGGCCGCGCAACAGCTGCGTCGCCGGCGTATAAGGAAAATAGCCGGCATCGTTGGCGCGGATCATGTCCTCGAAGGAGAAGAAGCAGCGCCGGTGGGTGGAGGTCCGCGAAGCCACGAGCGCCTTCTTGCTGACGGAGAGGAAGCCGAGGCCGGCGGGCAGCATGAAGCCCTTCTGCGAGCCGCTGACGGCGCAGTCGACGCCCCATTCCTCCTGGCGGAAATCGATCGAGCCGATCGACGACACGCCGTCGACGAAGAGCAGGGCAGGGTGGTTGGCATCGTCGAGCGCGGCGCGGCAGCCGGCGACATCGCTGGTCACGCCTGTCGCCGTCTCGTTCTGCGTGCAGAACACGGCCTTGATGCGGTGCGCCTTGTCCGCCTTAAGCCGCTCGGCATAGAGCTCGAGTGGCACGCCGGTGCCCCATTCGCAGTCGATGACATCGACCTCGAGGCCGAGGCGTTCGGCCATGTCGACCCACAGATGCGAGAACTGGCCGAAGCGCGACATCAGCACGCGGTCGCCGGGGCTGAGCACATTGGTCATCGCCGCTTCCCAGGCGCCGGTGCCCGAGGACGGGTAGATGAAGACGCGGCCGGTCTCGTTCTTGAAGACGCGTTTGATGTCCTGGAACAGCGGCAAGGTGAGATCCGGGAAGGACGCGGCGCGCATGTCCTCCATCGGCAGGTTCATCGCCTGCCGAACCTGCTCGGGGATGTTGGTCGGCCCGGGAATGAAAAGATGGGTGAAACCGGCCATGATGCGAACTCCTCCTGATCCAGCAAAGCGGTGGGGGGAGTTTCGTTTCGACGGCTAAAGCCAGCAACACCTTGGCGGGTAAGATCTCGCCGCGCGCGGGTGGGGCGGGACTACCCGGTTGGCCTACCCGAAAGGCTGCTTCTGGGTGCGCCTTTCGCGCGCATAGAGCGCGACAGCCATCGCCCGGTTGCGGACGTCGAGCTTGTCGTAGAGATTCTTCAGGTGGTACTTCACCGTGTTCTCGGAAATGCCGGTCCGCGTGGCGATCTGCAGATTTGTCCAGCCGTCGGAAAGCACCGCCAGCAGCTCGCGTTCACGCACCGTGAGCTGCGCGAGCGGCGTGTCATTGACCTTGTTGATGTCGATATAGGGGATGCAGATGCGGCCGTGCGCGACCGCCAGGATCGTGTCGAAGATGATGGCCGGATCGTCGAACTGGAAACAGTAGCCCTGGGCGCCGAGCCGCACGCATTGCTTCAGGATGCCGATGTCGTGGTCGTTGGAAAAGACGGTGATGCGCACGTCGAGCTTGCGGCTCTGGACCTCGGCCAGCACATCCGCGCCGTCCATGTCGGCGAGCTTCCAGCCGATGATTGCGACGTCGAACCCGCCCTTGGCAGCAAGATCGAGGAATTGCTTGCCGCTGTGCACACTGCCCAGCAATTCGAAGCGGCCGTCGCATTCGAGCATTTCGCGCAGCGCCGATATGACGAATGGATTGCGCTCGGCGACGACAATGCGCATCCGCCGGTCGCCAATTGCCTTGCTCGTTTTCCCGGGCTTGCTGTTCAAGGGCCGTTTTTGTCCTGGGCTGATCGTGCCGCACTCCGAGGCCAGGCTTCAGGCCTGGACCCGTATCATGACAATTCTGCCCCAATCGCGCCGGGGTGCTCTTTCCCCAGCGACATCGGCTGTCGCGCCGTCTGAAGCCGGGATGCGCCGGTTCCTGATGGAGCAGGCAGTGCCGGGTCAAGCATGCGCGATGCGCGTACCGGGTGGCGTGGAGCCAGCGTTTCGTTTGATATTCCGTGCCTTAGGGCGATAAGTTCTCAAATCGAATCGTGTCCGCGGGCGAGATGTATCGGATTTCCGCGAAACCGGTTTCCGCTTTAAGGTCCGATGCTCTAGACCTGAGACACAATTTGTCCGGGATGGCGGGAGGCGCTGGTGGAGGACAAGCAGACGATCTCCGCCAAGGCGGCTGACGAGGCCCACGCCGATATCTACGGCGAGGGCGGTGCGGTCCTGCCGTCCTTCCTTGCCCAGATCGGGGCCGCGATCGCCGACCGCGATACGCTCACCCTCAAGCATGAAGTCGACATCTGCACCAGTCGGAACTGGGCGACCTGATCGAGGCGCTGCATCCCGAACAGCGGCGGGCGCTGGTCGAGCTGCTGGGCGCCGATTTCGACTTTTCCGCGCTGACCGAGGTCGATGAGGCGATCCGCATGGAGATCGTCGATCATCTGCCCAATGCGCAGATCGCGCAGGCGGTGCAGGAACTCGATTCCGACGACGCCGTCTACATTCTCGAAGACCTCGAAAAGGAAGACCAGGACGAGATCCTGTCGCAACTGCCGTTCACCGAACGGATCAGGCTGCGCCGCTCGCTCGACTATCCGGAGGAGACCGCCGGGCGGCGCATGCAGACGGAGTTCGTCGCCGTGCCGCCGTTCTGGACCATCGGCCAGACGATCGACTACATGCGCGAGGACAAGAACCTTCCCGACCGCTTCAGCCAGATCTTCGTCATCGACCCGACCTTCAAGCTCGTCGGCGCCATCGACCTCGACCAGATCCTGCGCACCAAGCGCGCGGTGAAGGTCGAGGATGTCATGCATGAGACGCGGCACGCCATCCCGGCCACCATGGACCAGGAAGAGGCGGCGCGGGAATTCGAGCAGTACGACCTCTTGTCGGCCGCCGTCGTCGATGAGAACGACCGGCTGGTCGGCGTGTTGACCATCGATGATGTCGTCGACGTCATCCAGCAGGAAGCCGAGGAAGATCTGCTGCGCATGGGCGGCGTCGGCGACGAGGAACTCTCCGACACGGTGTTCGCAACCTCGCGTTCGCGCGTTCCCTGGCTGCTGGTCAACCTTGTCACGGCATTCCTGGCGGCATCGGTGATCGGCCTGTTCGACCACACGATCGAGCGGATCGTGGCGCTCGCCGTGCTGATGCCGATCGTGGCCGGCATGGGCGGCAATGCCGGCTCGCAAACCATGACCGTCACCGTGCGGGCGCTGGCGACGAAGGACCTCGATATCTACAATGCCGCCCGCATCATCCGCCGCGAAATGGGTGTGGGCTTCATCAACGGCGTTGTCTTTGCCGTTCTGATCGGCATCGTCGCCGCCCTCTGGTTTCGCGATCCCAATCTGGGCGGGATCATCGGCGCGGCCATGATCATCAACATGTTCGCGGCCGCCCTTGCCGGCATCCTGATCCCGCTCATGCTCGACCGGTTCAAGATCGATCCGGCCGTGGCGTCGGCGGTTTTCGTCACCACCGTCACCGACTGCGTCGGGTTTTTCGCCTTCCTCGGCCTTGCAAGCTGGTGGTTCGGGGTGAGGTAGCAGCCTCAATTGACTTTTACGTAAATGCCGTGCGACGCTCGTGCGGGGTGCCGCGTCGATTCCGACGGGCAAGGGTTTGGTTCGGGACAGAAGGCGATGCCGCCGGGCGATCGTCCGGGATTCCGACTTGGAGTGACAATGCGGGAATATTATTCGATCACCGAACTGACCCGCGAATTCGACGTGTCGACGCGGACGCTGCGCTTCTATGAGGATGAGGGGCTTGTGCAACCGGTGCGGCGCGGCCGCACGCGGCTGTTTCGCCCGTCCGACCGCCATCTCATCCGACAGATCATGCGCGGCAAGCGGCTCGGTTTCTCGATCAACGAAATCCGCGAAATCATCCAGATGTACAAGGAGCCGCCGGGCGAGGTCGGGCAGCTCAAGCTGATGATCAAGCGCATCGAGGAAAAGCGCGAGGATCTCAGGCAGAAACGCCGGGATCTCGAAGAGACGCTGGCCGAACTCGACCAGGCCGAGGAGTCCTGCGTCGAGCGGCTGGTGGAGCTCGGCGTCAACACCTGAGCGTTGTCAGATCCAGCGCCGCACGCGCTTGGCGTAATCCCGGTATTTCTTGCCGAACTTCGCCGCCAGCACCTTTTCCTCGCCCTCGATGGCGATCTTCTGCGTGGCGAAAGCGGCGATGAACGCCAGCGGCAGGAACCAGACGATCCCAGTGACGAAAGCGACGCCGATCAAAAGCAGCGTGTTGGCGAGATACATCGGGTTGCGGGTGATGCCGAAAGGGCCTGTGGTGACGAGGTGATCGGGCACCGCGTTGGGGTTGAGCGTCGTCCGGGCCCGGATCATGGTGCGGATGGCGGTGAACCAGAGTGCGGCGACGCCGAACAGTGCCACCCAGCCGGCGGCGAACAGCAGGTCGCCCAGGAGGTCGCCGATCCAGGGCAGGGGATAGAGCAGGCCGAGAATGACGCTGATGGCGATCGCCGCGACGTAGATCACCGGCGGCCACGGTATCACACCCGGCTTCGGCTGGGTTTCGGTCATTGCGTTCCTCCCTCGTCCATCTTTTCCTCGGTCTGGGCGGTGCAACTGGCGGCCAGGTCGCCCAGATGCGCCCGGAATTCCGCAGTCTGGTCGTTGTTCTCGAGCCGATCAAGCGCGGCTTCGCCCTCCAGCGTCGTCAGCATGCAACTGCAATAGCTCGTGCAGAAGGTCGCGTTGCGCGTCTGCTCGCATGAGCGCTGGCAGGTTTTCAGGAAATTGACCTGCAGGCTTTCGACCTGGGCCGGCATGACTTGCGAGAACAGCCAGACGCAGCCGATCAGCAGCGGCTGGTGGATCAGGTAGAAGGCGAGGCTGTGGCGGCCGATGAAGACCAGCGGATTGGCCCAGCGGCCGGGCATGAGGCTCGCCAGGCGGGCACGCAGGCCGGCTGCGGAAGCGAGTTTCGCTGTCCCGATGCCGACAAGCACCGCGCCGAACCATGGAAACAGCGGGACATAGTCGTTGGATCGCGGATTGATCGCCGAAAGGCCGATCCACCACAGCCAGGGATGGTCCAGGGCTTCGAAGCGCAGGTAGACGGGCGCGGCGATGACAAGCGCGGCAACGGCAAGCGTCAGCAGGGCCGGCAGCCGAAGGACGGCGAGGCCGAGCAGGCTGGCGAGCGCGATCTCGTGCAGGATGCCGAAAAAGATGAACCCGTCTGGCGTCGCGATGCGGGTGACCACCGAAATGGCGATCGCCGCTCCGGCGACCATGGCGAAACGTTTCCAGAAACCGTTCCAGCGGATTTGCCGGCCGTGCGCGAGGTAGAGGCTGACGCCGACCAGGAACAGGAAGGTCGAGGCGATGCAACGCGCATAGATCTTCCACCAGCCGAAGGCGGTGAGGCCGGGATCGGTGTAGCCGAAGAATTCCAGGTCCCAGGTGAAATGGTAGCTCGCCATGGCCAGCAGCGCGATGCCGCGCACGATGTCGATGGCGACGATGCGCCTGGATGGTTCCGGAACGGGTGCGGTCGGCGTATCGATGGTCATGGTCTCACGATCTGATTCAGCCCCGCCTGAGGACTATCACGGTTGGACGGGACAGAAGAAGCCAGGGCGTCCGATCATGCGCCGCTTTAGGCCAGCGCCGGGAAGTCTTTGACCGACTTCGCTTTTCACGGCGTATGCGTCGGTTTCCTCTTAATCGTCCGGGAACGACCAAGGCAGATTTGACCGGTGATTCTGCTTTGGGGAAGCAATGTCCACCCATGTGCGCCATCCGATCTGGCTCCCGGCCCTCAGGGCCGCGGATGCGCGCACCTTCGCTTCGCTCTACGCGGTCGAATCCTTCGCCCGCGCCACGGTGTCGAGCGTGATCCCGATCCAGGCCTACGAGATCCTGCACAATGAGCAGATCGTCTCGATTCTCTACACCATCGTGGCGTTGCTCGGCCTGTCGGTGACCTTGTTCATGCCGATGCTGATCCGCCGCTTTGCCCGGCGCTGGGTCTACACGGCAGGCGCCTGCCTGCTCGCCATCGGCTCTCTGTTCTTCGTCACCCACACGCTGGCCGGACAACTGGCGGGCATGCTGTGCCGGGTGATGGGCGCCAGCGCGCTTTCGATCACGCTCAACCTCTACATCATGGACCACATCCGCAAGACCGATTTCATGCAGGCCGAATCGCTGCGCATGGCGTGGTCGATGCTGGCCTGGACCGGTGGGCCGACGCTCGGCATCTTCCTCTACACGCGCTTCGGCATCTATGCCGCGCATGGTGCGGTGGCGGTGTTCGCGCTGGCGCTCTTGGCGCTGTTCTGGACCTATCGGCTGGGCGACAACCCGTCGATCCGGCCCGGCAAGACACGGCCGGCCAATCCGCTCGCCAATATCGGCCGCTTCGTCGCGCAGCCGAGATTGAGGCTCGCCTGGCTGATCGCCTTCGGCCGCTCGTGCTTCTGGACGACGTTCTTCGTTTACGGGCCGCTGTTCATGGGTTGTACGTTTGCAGCAAGGTGAAACCTTGCGTGGCTTCACCGGCTCACTAAATGAGCATGGAAAGGGCCAAACCCATGATTTCAATAATGAAAATTCCTTCTGCCTATTCGTACATCCGGTGGTCGTCGGACATCCAAGCTGATGGTGACTCCAATCGTCGCCAGACAGAGCTTGCCGGGAAGTGGTGCGAACAGAAGGGCATACAGCTTGCACCCGAGAACATCCTGAAAGACGAAGGCATATCGGCATTCCGTGGCAAGAATCTATCGGAAGGCTCACTAGGCGGGTTTCTCGCATCGGTGAAGGCAGGCAAGATCGAACCGGGTTCCTATCTGCTTGTGGAGTCGGTTGACCGCCTGTCCCGTCAAGAGCCGTTGAAGACGCTGGCCATGGTGATTTTCCAATTGCTGGAAGCTGATATCGTGATTGTCACGCTGGACACGGGCAAGGAATACCGGAACCCCATTAACCCGGCTGACGTGTTCCTATTGGTCGCCACGGCCATCAGAGCCAACGAAGAGTCCGAGACGAAGCGCAAGCGCAATGTGGCGGCTTGGAAGAACAAGCGTGACCAAGCCCGGAGCGGTGGAAAAAAGCTGACCAAGATTTGCCCGGCT from Mesorhizobium sp. 113-3-3 encodes the following:
- a CDS encoding methyltransferase family protein, with translation MTETQPKPGVIPWPPVIYVAAIAISVILGLLYPLPWIGDLLGDLLFAAGWVALFGVAALWFTAIRTMIRARTTLNPNAVPDHLVTTGPFGITRNPMYLANTLLLIGVAFVTGIVWFLPLAFIAAFATQKIAIEGEEKVLAAKFGKKYRDYAKRVRRWI
- a CDS encoding response regulator transcription factor, which gives rise to MRIVVAERNPFVISALREMLECDGRFELLGSVHSGKQFLDLAAKGGFDVAIIGWKLADMDGADVLAEVQSRKLDVRITVFSNDHDIGILKQCVRLGAQGYCFQFDDPAIIFDTILAVAHGRICIPYIDINKVNDTPLAQLTVRERELLAVLSDGWTNLQIATRTGISENTVKYHLKNLYDKLDVRNRAMAVALYARERRTQKQPFG
- a CDS encoding heparan-alpha-glucosaminide N-acetyltransferase; protein product: MTIDTPTAPVPEPSRRIVAIDIVRGIALLAMASYHFTWDLEFFGYTDPGLTAFGWWKIYARCIASTFLFLVGVSLYLAHGRQIRWNGFWKRFAMVAGAAIAISVVTRIATPDGFIFFGILHEIALASLLGLAVLRLPALLTLAVAALVIAAPVYLRFEALDHPWLWWIGLSAINPRSNDYVPLFPWFGAVLVGIGTAKLASAAGLRARLASLMPGRWANPLVFIGRHSLAFYLIHQPLLIGCVWLFSQVMPAQVESLQVNFLKTCQRSCEQTRNATFCTSYCSCMLTTLEGEAALDRLENNDQTAEFRAHLGDLAASCTAQTEEKMDEGGTQ
- a CDS encoding aminotransferase class V-fold PLP-dependent enzyme, with translation MAGFTHLFIPGPTNIPEQVRQAMNLPMEDMRAASFPDLTLPLFQDIKRVFKNETGRVFIYPSSGTGAWEAAMTNVLSPGDRVLMSRFGQFSHLWVDMAERLGLEVDVIDCEWGTGVPLELYAERLKADKAHRIKAVFCTQNETATGVTSDVAGCRAALDDANHPALLFVDGVSSIGSIDFRQEEWGVDCAVSGSQKGFMLPAGLGFLSVSKKALVASRTSTHRRCFFSFEDMIRANDAGYFPYTPATQLLRGLRASLDLIAEEGLDNIFARHHRLAEGVRKAVDAWGLKLCAKAPKWHSDTVSAILVPEGIDSGDIVKRAYRTYQTSLGGGLNKVMGKVFRIGHLGWLNEVMVLSSLSAAEMALLDCGVRLSPGSGVGAAIQHFRASAAVPVAEAA
- a CDS encoding MFS transporter, translating into MSTHVRHPIWLPALRAADARTFASLYAVESFARATVSSVIPIQAYEILHNEQIVSILYTIVALLGLSVTLFMPMLIRRFARRWVYTAGACLLAIGSLFFVTHTLAGQLAGMLCRVMGASALSITLNLYIMDHIRKTDFMQAESLRMAWSMLAWTGGPTLGIFLYTRFGIYAAHGAVAVFALALLALFWTYRLGDNPSIRPGKTRPANPLANIGRFVAQPRLRLAWLIAFGRSCFWTTFFVYGPLFMGCTFAAR
- a CDS encoding MerR family transcriptional regulator translates to MREYYSITELTREFDVSTRTLRFYEDEGLVQPVRRGRTRLFRPSDRHLIRQIMRGKRLGFSINEIREIIQMYKEPPGEVGQLKLMIKRIEEKREDLRQKRRDLEETLAELDQAEESCVERLVELGVNT